The Vespa velutina chromosome 2, iVesVel2.1, whole genome shotgun sequence sequence AgttaacttttttcatttatatgtttttaattgaaaatgcTAGATGTATATTTAAACTGTAAATCTTTCAAGCTGATATCTCTTCTAAGAAAAACATGAATCGATAgtactagaaaaaaaaaatatacggaaGTATAACTATCTGAGCAATCAAAGGAATAATTTTACGTGCATTTTACCATAGGATGCATTCACGCTCTGTATCGTCTAACACGAGCGTGCACCACCGGTCAAGACTAATTACGTTTGCTTCCTCTATAAAAATGACTTTGCCCGCCAACGCTCAGTTCTATTCAAACATGCTTCGGCAAGTTTTCCTCGCATTTCATCTTCTCGCCTTCGGCGCTCTCATCGTTAAGTGTCGAACCGAATTGGTCAATCGAAAACTTTCAAAGGATGTGAATTGTAAAACCGCGTCGAAATTTAGCGAGTTTGATGTTTCAATTTGCAACGATGGTTCACCCAAGGGTCAAGAGCCGAGAAAAGTGCAAAGTATGAATAATGACACGAGATATCTTGATGGGAATGGAGTGGAAGAAGGTGAAACATTTTGTttctgttaaataataaaaaggtatTGTTCGGAAATACTAGACGGAAATATTTTAAGACGGATTTTTTAtgtgaataattatatatcatcgtaACAATTTATGTACTTCTTAAAAGGCAACGAAATAATGAATCAATCACAATCGAAACACATAAAAATACTAGATCTTAAttgataattctttatttgtttatttgacATTCCTAAAggacggagaaagaaaaaagattatggCAAGCTATTCATGTACTTGATCGGAGCAGCCAAAGCGACCATGCTTTATATCATGATCCATGCTGTAGCAGCTTTAGCGGGAAAAGCTTTAATAATTGCAAAATTTGCTTTAGCTATTGCAACTGCAGCAATTTTGAATAAGGCTCTTGGTAAGTCCCTATAATATaagatttctaattttttttcgtatgaacctttattttatattttatttaatatttttttcagagCATAATGGGAAAACGTCTTATGAAATAGTGAAACATCCTCATCATAGCTACGTACAGACTCATAGTTCAAGTATTGATTACGATCATCATGGTGGTTATGAAAGTGGATACAGCTAtcgaaaacgacgacgaatcgtataataagagtatatacaatatttcagACTATATTGCGTGCAATATTCATAGTACCACCGAACCGTAATAATAaaccataaataaatataaataagaataaaaaaacaatatcttattttatattatattaaaaaataagttagttctgaataatatatatataacatatttattatcaactaATAATGTAAGCATCTAATCTATTTTTGTatactatttattatcaaatatcgatcaaagtataatattaaattgatcattctatcatttatttatttatgtagtTATTTACAAGTAAGAGCATAAGagttgaaaatgaattttatgataatcaCTCATTTCATGACATTAGGAAGAAACTCAAATACAAATTGTATTGATTTGATAAATGTTCTAAGTGTTTGATTACTTTAATTttaagttatataaattaaaatgttattaccTTAATTATATGCGTTACGGTGTAATtgcttatcttctttttatacttcctcagagagaaaaatagtgaATAAAGGAATTAAAGAGCggaaaaattgttgaaagaggaaagatatgcagaatatatatttcataaacaatgaatttaaaaaagttgCTACATATAGATGTTTTATAGTATTaacttgtaattaaaaaagtgCATTAAAATTCTCACAAAAAAGTTCCATTTATCAGGAAGATgaaaacatatttctttttcggttaataaatttatttttattttacaaaattgagaaaagatttttagaAACTATAGACCATCTTATTCaaaaaacttaaaatattACGCTTTAAATGAAGTAAGTGGTCCTATTAAATCAACATATAAACgcattttacaaataaatacataaataattaaatacatgtTAAATTGCACTTATTACTACCAAGTATTTACAGGTGAAATTCATATGcttaattaaaaacatgtaaagaaagaaatgcacAAAGGTATTgttctttataatcattttaaaacgaACAAACTGTTTTTGTAACGTGAACATGTCGATATAAACGGTAAGTAGATcgttttataacaaattggtCGTTTAAAATATCAACTTGGAGGAATTCCTTCCAGAGCTCTCTGCCAGCCACCACTGTAACCACCGCCATAACCACCATGGTGTTCCGAAGCCGTTGCATAAATCACTTCGTGTCCTCCACTACCTCCGCTCGATACTAATTTCTTCAAGCCAATTATCGCACTAAGAACCAACGCTATTTTCGCAGTTAACAATGCAGTACCAGCAAGGAATGCGATCTTTCCATAAGCAAGCTGAGCTAACATTcctacaaaaattattttcaatttatttaattaatcatgttaaatatattagttaatcaaataattgatATCTAATAATCGTATTACCTGCCATAGCTAAACCAGCCATCAATATTCCTCCATAtcctttgtctttctttcttctacctgtacgaacaaacaaatgatttttactaatgcatattttttaaaacatttctaatgtttataactttaattaatttgttaaatattattacgaagcGACCATTGcattgaaagaaatgaaaaaattatgacCAACACAGAAATTATCAAGTTATTTTGAATACCTTCAAAGGTGTTTCCAGGTATCGTCAAGCGTATATTCCTCGATGACAGATattcatgaaatttattatccaGCTGCTCGTCGAGACTCTTTTCCGTGATATTAAGAACAGGTATCTTCATTCCCTTATTACTCCTAGCCAAGGATGTAGGATCTCTTCCGATTGAGATGAAATCGTTCAGGACGTAAACCGAATCATCGTCAATAGCAGAATCAAATATCTCTAACGCACGCCTCTTCAAACAATTAAAACTATTCTTTTCGTTGGTACACTTCTCGAACAGTTTTGTATACTCGTTCTTTCCAATCACTATGTGACAAATTGCCACCAAGTACAGGGCAAGAATAGTGAAATTAACAAAACAATTCCTCTTCATTTTAATCACTAAAAATATCTCACGATCAATCTAACGCTTCTACAAATGCGAGGAAACTTtgtgtcttcttctttcgtctgCTCAACAACGTCCTTCCTTCTATACCTAAGGAGGACTAATCTACGCGATCTCCACGCTCTAGGACTTATATATAAGCGTTCAATGTAGATTTCCGTCTCTCCTACCAAAGCCAACTTGATTCCTTTTTACGAATCGTTGTACGCGATCCACGCGCTGTTTAACGCCTCGCCCATCTCGGGAGGAGAACCCCTTGAAGCAGAGCGATCTCTAGTACAGCCCCGTAAGTAAGTATCCCTCCGACCTTCTTACCAAACGAAGCCTTAAAACTTTACGGAAGAGTACAGCAATTCGACCTAAACTtgctcttccttttttttctcaatataaataacatttctgGCTTTTTTCGACAATTATCAGCCTTTTTTACTATACTTTGTTGTCATTTGAACAAAAGTCGTGCTATTGTTTACTCATAATTTATACAGGCCGAATTTAGTATGCCGTAGCGATGCATAACGAACAAAcactataattaaatattaattaaatattattttacgattatttgaatttttcaaaatcagtgaataaaacttttatacagccaaagtaaaaataaaaacatactgagaaaaataataataaagtatcttgatactataaaatttgttaattttattaatcagaATTACTATTAATCCGACAACAATTATTTGCCGTAATATGCTACATTCAAGAAACGATCATAACAATTATACGCACTTATATATGATCGCCGTCA is a genomic window containing:
- the LOC124957977 gene encoding uncharacterized protein LOC124957977, with product MKRNCFVNFTILALYLVAICHIVIGKNEYTKLFEKCTNEKNSFNCLKRRALEIFDSAIDDDSVYVLNDFISIGRDPTSLARSNKGMKIPVLNITEKSLDEQLDNKFHEYLSSRNIRLTIPGNTFEGRRKKDKGYGGILMAGLAMAGMLAQLAYGKIAFLAGTALLTAKIALVLSAIIGLKKLVSSGGSGGHEVIYATASEHHGGYGGGYSGGWQRALEGIPPS
- the LOC124946991 gene encoding uncharacterized protein LOC124946991, encoding MTLPANAQFYSNMLRQVFLAFHLLAFGALIVKCRTELVNRKLSKDVNCKTASKFSEFDVSICNDGSPKGQEPRKVQSMNNDTRYLDGNGVEEGRRKKKDYGKLFMYLIGAAKATMLYIMIHAVAALAGKALIIAKFALAIATAAILNKALEHNGKTSYEIVKHPHHSYVQTHSSSIDYDHHGGYESGYSYRKRRRIV